A portion of the Salminus brasiliensis chromosome 9, fSalBra1.hap2, whole genome shotgun sequence genome contains these proteins:
- the LOC140562260 gene encoding oxysterol-binding protein-related protein 1-like — protein sequence MTGKGDPNGGWTALHLASYFGQKEVVEELLKKDVEVNVQNDLGDTPLHLAALSGRKEVVLLLLRYGACATVINGAAQTPRAVTEDDEIITMLEASERRESRKMEEKLLEAVREGGSSTVAQLLCKIRPPDIHCKDSEGNTPLHIAACRGHKECVDELLKNGASPAAKNKSAY from the exons ATGACAGGTAAAGGCGACCCTAACGGTGGGTGGACGGCGCTGCACCTGGCCAGCTACTTTGGTCAAAAAGAAGTTGTTGAGGAACTGCTGAAG aaAGACGTTGAGGTGAACGTCCAGAATGATTTGGGGGACACGCCTCTCCACCTTGCAGCCCTGTCAGGAAGAAAG GAGGTCGTTCTGTTGCTCCTGCGGTATGGTGCCTGTGCCACAGTAATCAACGGAGCTGCTCAGACCCCTAGGGCTGTCACAGAAGATGATGAAATCATTACTATGCTGGAAG CctcagaaagaagagaaagcagGAAGATGGAGGAGAAACTTCTGGAGGCAGTACGAGAGGGAGGTTCCAGCACCGTGGCTCAGCTG CTCTGCAAGATTAGGCCACCAGATATCCACTGCAAGGACTCAGAAGGCAACACGCCACTCCACATTGCGGCCTGCAGGGGGCATAAAGAGTGTGTGGATGAACTGCTCAAGAATGGAGCCAGTCCTGCTGCCAAGAACAAGAGCG CCTACTGA